Below is a window of Podarcis muralis chromosome 5, rPodMur119.hap1.1, whole genome shotgun sequence DNA.
ATCAGCAGCAATAGTGATGCTTTCAGGGCATCTCTGCCCAGCTGGGAGTCACAAGAACCAAACTTCAAAAGCTATAGAATCTTAGATTActtagattcctgcaatgcaggaatcacagctaaggaatccttGATAGATGGCCATAAAatgtaaaggggcccctgaccgttaggtccagtcgcggacgactctggggttgtggcactcatctcactttactgaccaagggagccagcgtacagcttccaggtcatgtggccagcatgactaagccgcttttggcgaaaccagagcagagcacggaaacgccgtttaccttcccgccggagtggtgcctatttatctacttgcactttgatgtgctttagaactgctaggttggcaggagctgggaccaaacaacaggagctcaccccgtcgtgggtatTCAAACcgatgaccttctgatcggcaagccctaggctctgtggtttagcccacagcaccacccgtgttccTAGATGGCCATACAacccctgtttaaaaacctcaggTGAAGGAGACCACCTTCCGAGGCAGTCCGTTCaacaagcagctcttactgtcagaatgctCTTcgtaatgtttagctggaatctcttctattgtcatttgaatccagtggtttgggtcctgccctccggAACAGCAGAAGGTAGAATCTGAACCAAAAGACCTCACCACCGCCTGCACAAACAAACCGCAATGATGAATGCtagtttttatttctctctctttctctacagTCAAGCCGCCACCTCCCCAGCCGAGCTAGAGCTTCCAGGGCATCTGAAATTCGTTTGGTGGCAAAGTTCTTCCATGGGTGGTCTCCACGTTCTTCAGGTGCTTCTTGGCCAAAAACAAGGCCATCTGCTTCTTCTTCGCGGGGGGAAGGTTCTTCCCGACGTTCCAGGGGAAGCTGCAGTTTGAGCCAAGGCTGGCTTTGTAGCCGCGGAGCGTTTGGAGGCACCAGTCCTCATCCACTTTGTAGAAGAAGCTGTAGATGAGGTTGTCCATCTGAGGGCAGTCGGCAGCCAGCCAGCTGCgcaccacttcctcctcctcggaTATAAGGTCGGGGTAACGGCACCTCAAGAGCTGCAGGAGCAGCTCGTTGGCTCTGTTGGTCTTGATGACAGGCAGCTTGCTCTCTGAGTGGAAGTGGGTGCTGGTGATTTCGTCCAATGTCCTCCTGACGAGCAGCACTGGGCCAGGGTACTGGCACAGCATCTCTGCCACGTTGAGATTGAAGTGCTCCGTCACGGTCTTGACCACCAGCTTCTTCCAGCTCTTTGCCATCACCTTCATGGCCAAAGGGAGCAAGCTGTCAAAGGAGGCGTCCAGTACCAACCCGCCTAGCTCCGGATAAGTCTTTGCAGCCCAAGTGGCTGTGTAGCTCCCTAAGGAGTAGCCGTAGATGGCaatgtccggcagggcaaaacccagCCGGCGTATGGCATATTGGATGACCACATCCATAGCGTTGACGTCATTTGCCGGATAGGGTTTGCCCGTGCTCCTGCCGAAACCAGGGTGGTTCCACCCCAGGACAGAGTACCCGGCCTTCAGTGGGGTGAAAAAGCATCCGACCTCATAGAAACTGCCATTCCCCTCGCAGCAGATCACCAGCTGCATCCCTCGTTTCTCCGgacttttcctcttcctcctgtccACAAACATTGTGTCAATTTCGTTCCCATCGCGGGCTATCAGTTTGGCCCGTTTCCCGTGGAAATCCTCAATGAGGCAAGTTCGGGCGTTCACCAGTATATTGGGCGGGACTTTGTTCAAGAGGCAAACGGAACCCGGGTAGAGCAGCCAGCGGCCGATGGAGTGAGCAATGGCATACCTGGCGAACTTGCTGGAGCAATGCTTGAAGGAGTGGAAGACGCTGGATCTGGAGCTCTCCGCCACGGCGCCCTCCTGGGGGACTGTAAGCATCCCTTGGGGGTTCTGGTTGTTGatggtgatgctgctgctgctgtgcccatTGGCGACGGTGCTGGTCCCGGCCTCATCCCAGCGATATTCCACTGGGCACTTCTTGAAGACACAGCTGTCTTTGATCATCAAGTAGGTTTTCATTTTGTAACACATGTTGGAGCTCTTTGGGGGGGGAGCGTTCACGGGATCAAACGACGGTGCCTTTTAGGAAGCTGGGTCAAGTTAAAGGAAGGGGAACACGAAGAAGAGAAGGACAAAGAGATATTTCTAGAGGCAGGCTGGAAGTTAGCAACTTTTGATTCGGGTCCAACCCAGAAGTGGATGTGGAGCAGCACTAGAATGTCTTGAGATGGCTGCTGCCCACCTGCCCTTGGCTGATGTTGGGAGGGTCATATCCTGCAAAAGGGCAACCGGGCACTTCCTCCAAGAGCCCCTACAGGCCAGTCACTCAAAGCAAAGGTAATAATAAGCCATGTCAGTCCCCTTTGTGAGCAACTACTCCTCTGAGGACTTGGCTGGGAGGCCCATCAGCTGCCAGGGGGGTCTGGAGGTGGACATTGCAAATTATTCTCTGGGGCGGTGGAGCAAGAGCACAGAGTCTGTCCACTTAGCCGCATCAATCCCAGGCTCGTCCGTCAGTCCCACGGAACAAAAGGCTTTCTTGCGGGCCAGAGTGCCCCTATATCTCAGGGACCGGGAAGTGGGCCTCGTTGAAGGTTAGATACCTTCTTCCATCAGTAACATTATTAACACTTGTTTAATTCGTTACCCATCCTCCACTCTAAGGTACCAGGTCAGGCAACAAGGTAAGaaggtaagaagagcctgctggatcaggccaatggcccacctgctctcacagtggccagacagatgcctgtgtgaaagcagcaagcaggattcgaacacaggagcctgtggtttccagcaaccggtactcagtttgcattgggggggggggagttcccggTGGAAATTCCCACTTGAGAGGAACCATTGTCATCTAGGCATCTGCGGGGGAGAAAAGGTTTTAATTCCTCCTAAAGGTTTAAATTCCCCCTCCATGCTTGCTGTGAACTACCAGCCCAAGTGAtgcaaaaagcattttttaaaagctgcgcATTAGATGTGTTTCATGCCGCGTGCAGTTTGGTGCTCAAGTTGAAAGGGAAGTGTGACCAGCCAGTGGGAGAAGCCGTCTCTCTTTTTGCTCTCCaaactccccccgccccacccacAGCACTGACCACAGAGACATCACTTTCCTCTTCATCACAAACGCAGCTCTCAGAATGATGTGTAATCTCAACCCACAGTCTTGAAAAACCCTACAGTATCCCCCATGCAACAGGAGGCAGACGGCGTTGCGGGGACCAGAAGGCATTTCCTCGATTCCTCTTTCctaggaagagggaagagggggcAGGATGGTTGCAAAAGCCCCCGCTGGAGACAGATGACTGTTGGAGAACTGGAGGCGGTAACGGTGGAGGGGTTGCTGCCTCTGGCACTCTTTgaggaaggaggaaagagcagCGATGGTGCTCTTTTCAGTCCCCAGAGAGCTAGCGGGGGCGAGGGGTTGAAAGAGAGGAGAAGCCTGGTTTTGGTACAAATCCGTCATCCGGTTTTCATCACGGAGAGAACAAGTCTCTGAGTGCAGTTTGAACAAAAGTGaaaataggacacacacacacacacagcacaggaAACAAATTCTGTCTCTAATCAGCTTCTCAGTTACTTCTGTGTCAATAACTTTACATATACTCTACCCAGACATGTATGTACTTTAATCTGCAGTTTTATCTTGCAATGTATGCTTTTATTCGTTCTGCATGTTTTATAAACTTGCTTTTcacactgatttttaaaaaatcgacGCCTCTTTTATATTCTTCATAAACGGTTTTCTTTGCAGTGAAGCAGTATgcaaatattattaaataaacaaTTGTGGGCACTTGGTGTCAAACACCGGTGGTGGGAGCACATTGGAACCAGAGTGAATGGTAACCATTGCTCTATATCACATTTGTATCCcaactttccttcaaggagctcgaAGGGGCACACatcattttcctcctccccattttatcctcacagccctgtgaggtaggttaggttgagagtaaATGACTGGCCctaggtcatccagtgagcttcatggccgatggggatttgaacccaggtctcccaggtcccaatctgacactctaacccatgggtaggtaAATTatggcccaggggctggatccggtccaatcgccttctcaaaccggcccacggacggtccaggaatcagcatgtttttacatgagtagaatgtgtccttttatttaaaatgcatctctgggttatttgtggggcataggaattcgttcatatttttttctccaaaatatagtccagccccccacaaggtctgagggatagtggctccctgtttaaaaggtttgctgatccctgctctaaccactaggcaaCACAGCTTCATCAGCTGCCATTCCACCTGGCTGCATGAGAAGGAGAGTAGTGGCCTTAGCTCCTAGACATGcttatcttcctcctccctctctggcCTTTTCCCCAATTCTATTATATGAGTAAGCCATTAACGTACTTTGAAAACTGTGAACTGCATTGAATTGGTAAATTGGTAGAAAAGTGACCTATAAATCTAatttatacttttttaaaagagagagaacatgcaGCTGTTGCCTTCAactggggggcagggaaggaggggagaatcCTGCCTTTACTGAAAAGCATCCAGCAACTGCCCCAATTTCCAGATTTTTTACATGCAAAATATTCTGGCAAATGGCCTGGGGGTCAAAAACCGGCCAGACTGGTGCTGTTGCCATTTCTGCCATTGGCGTTAGAAAGGGGGGTCTCCATGTCTTTAAGAGATCGAAGGCTGCTTGCATCACATACCCCCCTCCCAAAGgtccctattctccagggacagtcctggaaatatgaaagccatcccggcttttgatttgatcctgaaaggTCCCTATTTCCCCCACAAGTGCTGCCAGCGTTGAGCTCAGGGAAGAAGATGAGCAGGGTGTCAGGAAAGGGCAACAACTTGTTTTCTTGTTGTgtgtgggttgctgttgttttttaactccCAGAGAAGCAGAGCGGTGCTTGTGGAATATTCTGCCTCAGGCGTC
It encodes the following:
- the LOC114599780 gene encoding ABHD16B-like, which translates into the protein MCYKMKTYLMIKDSCVFKKCPVEYRWDEAGTSTVANGHSSSSITINNQNPQGMLTVPQEGAVAESSRSSVFHSFKHCSSKFARYAIAHSIGRWLLYPGSVCLLNKVPPNILVNARTCLIEDFHGKRAKLIARDGNEIDTMFVDRRKRKSPEKRGMQLVICCEGNGSFYEVGCFFTPLKAGYSVLGWNHPGFGRSTGKPYPANDVNAMDVVIQYAIRRLGFALPDIAIYGYSLGSYTATWAAKTYPELGGLVLDASFDSLLPLAMKVMAKSWKKLVVKTVTEHFNLNVAEMLCQYPGPVLLVRRTLDEITSTHFHSESKLPVIKTNRANELLLQLLRCRYPDLISEEEEVVRSWLAADCPQMDNLIYSFFYKVDEDWCLQTLRGYKASLGSNCSFPWNVGKNLPPAKKKQMALFLAKKHLKNVETTHGRTLPPNEFQMPWKL